One Alnus glutinosa chromosome 3, dhAlnGlut1.1, whole genome shotgun sequence genomic region harbors:
- the LOC133864378 gene encoding LOB domain-containing protein 31-like, with protein sequence MSASNGGGPCGACKFLRRKCVSGCIFAPYFDSEQGTAHFAAVHKVFGASNASKLLLRIPAHKRLDAVVTLCYEALSRVRDPVYGCVGHIFTLQQQVVNLQAELAYVQARLATLQRLPPLPVPQSQSSSPTNRHSSSDLASSSFNLSMHFDPLQPQPTSAELASYFNPVDEELEDNDVQALAREIISRYLPGVRFRASSPH encoded by the exons ATGAGTGCAAGCAACGGAGGTGGGCCTTGTGGCGCCTGCAAGTTCCTGAGGCGTAAGTGCGTTAGCGGTTGCATATTTGCGCCCTATTTTGACTCGGAGCAAGGTACTGCTCACTTTGCTGCCGTTCACAAGGTGTTCGGCGCTAGCAATGCCTCCAAGCTTCTCTTGCGCATTCCAGCACACAAGCGCCTCGATGCCGTCGTTACTCTTTGCTATGAGGCTCTTTCTAGGGTTAGAGACCCCGTCTATGGCTGTGTCGGTCACATCTTTACCCTCCAACAGCAG GTGGTGAATTTGCAGGCCGAGTTAGCATACGTCCAGGCCCGTCTTGCTACGCTGCAACGCCTTCCTCCGCTGCCTGTACCTCAATCTCAGAGCTCATCACCTACAAATCGCCATTCCTCATCAGATTTGGCATCATCCAGCTTTAACCTGTCCATGCATTTTGATCCTCTGCAACCGCAACCAACATCAGCAGAATTAGCGAGTTATTTCAATCCGGTGGATGAAGAACTCGAGGATAATGATGTCCAAGCATTGGCTAGGGAAATCATCTCTAGGTACTTGCCCGGAGTAAGATTCCGGGCTTCAAGTCCTCACTAG